The following are from one region of the Drosophila nasuta strain 15112-1781.00 unplaced genomic scaffold, ASM2355853v1 ctg18_pilon, whole genome shotgun sequence genome:
- the LOC132797748 gene encoding uncharacterized protein LOC132797748: MVHCHRASSTSTTTATTTTTKEATATTTTFVTSTTSSNRIIFLAIIFVILLLPLSTNAAQSRGSDRDLCRGSNDANDCAKSLEARKAVAATRRAAKAKFKFHKIERLDEDNGGEEEDDDDDEGEGGEDNNSENVLNDERNSEIDDGNEADEDDNVYNDDDDDDNNEADDEAENDEDAGEEDDADDGGGDNDEEPSLMSRLLSIFASDEGTAKREAKESESQLPNIISWFNWLTERATDAAPQAGKKRVQAKTAKAPKSVEIDWLTYLKRWPFNSIFPETEETTGTRSKGIQKRAKEKDTTTTPERERRREREQSKSQEEYMELLIHSLPAFIGNVAQVKSGECHQQLELLHQQLRAHKLWTLQMLDATGKIGAGLLRGNINQFGDFDLCTQVSTAVKMPPGKPMRIHGKYCLAQIEMHATTTELKDALHLLHGRGLWHAHLKNPKHFVARYSVANWGICLPHACSAHVVHSIIETSLRPYNNTGIEFHIDVRDEHCTTRRKMTLSKLLAKDNNFAMGIFFIGALTSACVLSTVWQHWDWLSSKLTRLTTTTRAPQTDDDERTEEVEEEVTDEQQQAEQDAKEKSAPPVHLRILQAFSPQRTWRLLVSLEDQDIDFPLIHLLRILATFMVYVNLKFIMAGHLPLTNRDAFVGTVNRYWSLPYRLPLLPSDLLLLLSGFLNANQLSHQMEATCRLSFVRNVATKACRYVPTILAVLGFQTWILPHLGTGPLWQLLVAENARLCEENMWRSALSMQNTADMEDMCSPFTVQLSLDLQLYFLGALIVWLYFTDPEAGFFLCGAFHAMSVAARYSRTQREHLAPSLFHGLHVNKFYRTANLIYTSPITRATSYLLGIGAALLFRSESGVFRIPTRFKRAGWALAVLALAWCLWSPAAGLTSKYVYKSTDAAAYLAWSPLILGLAICWMILIAPLDKSIVQRFPHIARPVVLLSRLEIPLQLASYVVVLWTTASVKEPHQFLMSDLINLQEIACIVLFALIVAFLIDYPAQEIGLLILDFNFSGPLLTQSKDKDGAADDASMEESTELKSDSPEPTDSIWPSESDPEDEKSSE, encoded by the exons ATGGTGCACTGCCATCGAGCATCATCGacgagcacaacaacagcaacaacaacaacaacaaaagaagcaacagctacaacaacaacattcgtAACATCGACAACGTCATCGAATCGGATCATTTTCTTAGCAATTATATTcgtgattttgttgttgccattgagCACAAATGCGGCACAAAGTCGCGGCAGCGATCGCGACCTCTGCAGGGGATCAAACGATGCCAACGACTGCGCCAAGTCGCTGGAAGCACGCAAGGCGGTAGCAGCCACACGACGTGCGGCTAAagctaaattcaaatttcacaaAATCGAGCGATTGGATGAAGACAATGGTGGCGAGGaggaggacgacgacgacgacgaggggGAAGGGGGCGAGGACAATAATTCGGAGAATGTGTTAAACGATGAACGCAATTCAGAAATTGACGATGGCAATGAGGCCGATGAAGACGATAATGTCTataacgatgacgatgacgatgacaacaaTGAAGCAGACGACGAAGCCGAAAACGATGAAGACGCTGGTGAAGAAGACGATGCAgacgacggcggcggcgaTAACGACGAAGAACCTTCGCTTATGAGTCGATTGCTGTCCATATTTGCCAGTGATGAAGGAACCGCCAAGCGCGAGGCGAAAGAAAGCGAGTCGCAGCTGCCAAATATTATCAGCTGGTTCAACTGGCTAACGGAGCGAGCAACAGATGCAGCACCGCAAGCAGGCAAAAAACGCGTCCAGGCAAAGACGGCCAAAGCGCCGAAAAGCGTTGAAATTGATTGGCTGACATACCTAAAGCGTTGGCCCTTCAATAGCATATTCCCCGAGACAGAGGAAACAACAGGGACACGCTCCAAAGGCATACAAAAGCGGGCCAAAGAGAAGGACACAACCACAACGCCAGAGAGGGAGCGAAGACGAGAACGGGAGCAGAGCAAGAGCCAAGAGGAGTACATGGAGCTGCTGATACATTCACTGCCGGCGTTCATTGGCAATGTGGCGCAGGTGAAAAGCGGCGAGTGCCACCAGCAATTAGAGCTGCTGCATCAGCAGCTGCGTGCCCACAAACTGTGGACGCTGCAGA TGCTCGATGCCACGGGCAAGATTGGCGCCGGTTTGTTACGTGGCAACATCAATCAGTTTGGCGACTTTGATCTGTGCACCCAAGTGTCGACGGCCGTTAAGATGCCACCCGGCAAGCCGATGCGCATCCACGGCAAATACTGTCTGGCCCAGATTGAGATGCATGCCACGACCACAGAGCTGAAGGACGCGTTGCATTTACTGCATGGACGTGGCTTGTGGCATGCGCACCTCAAGAAC CCCAAGCACTTTGTGGCACGCTACAGCGTCGCCAATTGGGGCATCTGCTTGCCGCATGCCTGCTCCGCCCACGTGGTGCACAGCATCATCGAAACTAGTCTGCGGCCCTACAACAATACGGGCATCGAATTTCACATCGACGTGCGCGACGAGCACTGCACGACCAGGCGCAAGATGACCTTGAGCAAGCTACTCGCCAAGGACAACAACTTTGCCATGGGCAT ATTTTTCATTGGTGCCTTGACAAGCGCTTGTGTTTTGTCCACCGTCTGGCAGCACTGGGATTGGCTCAGCAGCAAGCTGACGCGTCTTACTACAACCACAAGAGCTCCTCaaactgatgatgatgagcgcACAGAGGAGGTGGAAGAAGAAGTCACTGACGAGCAACAGCAGGCAGAGCAAGACGCTAAAGAGAAGAGTGCTCCGCCTGTGCATTTGCGGATTCTACAGGCGTTTTCACCACAACGCACCTGGCGATTGCTAGTGTCCCTTGAAGACCAGGACATTGACTTTCCGCTTATTCATCTGCTCAGAATACTGGCCACATTCATGGTCTATGTGAATCTGAAGTTTATCATGGCAGGCCACCTGCCCCTAACTAATCGGGATGCATTCGTTGGCACCGTAAATCGCTACTGGAGCTTGCCATATCGTCTGCCGCTGCTTCCCAGcgatctgctgctgctgctcagcggATTCCTCAACGCCAACCAGCTGTCCCATCAAATGGAGGCCACCTGCCGCTTGAGTTTTGTGCGCAATGTGGCCACCAAGGCGTGTCGCTATGTGCCCACCATTCTCGCGGTTCTGGGCTTCCAAACTTGGATACTGCCTCATTTGGGCACCGGTCCGCTGTGGCAGTTGCTGGTGGCTGAGAATGCTCGTCTCTGTGAGGAGAACATGTGGCGCAGTGCGTTGAGTATGCAGAATACCGCCGACATGGAGGACATG TGCTCGCCATTCACCGTGCAACTCAGCTTGGATCTGCAACTGTATTTCTTGGGCGCCCTTATTGTTTGGTTGTATTTCACCGATCCCGAGGCTGGTTTCTTTCTATGCGGCGCCTTTCATGCGATGTCCGTTGCAGCACGCTATTCTCGCACCCAACGCGAGCACCTGGCACCATCTCTATTCCACGGCTTACA CGTAAACAAATTCTATCGAACTGCGAACCTAATTTACACATCGCCCATAACACGAGCCACCAGCTATCTCTTGGGCATTGGAGCGGCTCTCCTGTTCCGCAGCGAGTCCGGGGTCTTTCGGATACCCACACGCTTCAAGCGTGCCGGCTGGGCACTCGCTGTGCTAGCACTCGCCTGGTGCTTGTGGTCACCGGCCGCCGGTTTGACGAGCAAATACGTGTACAAGTCAACGGATGCGGCTGCATACTTAGCCTGGAGTCCCTTGATACTTGGTCTGGCGATTTGCTGGATGATTTTGATTGCTCCATTGGATAAGAGCATTGTGCAACGATTTCCGCATATTGCTCGACCAGTGGTGCTTCTGTCACGCCTAGAGATCCCACTGCAATTGGCCAGCTATGTGGTGGTACTCTGGACTACGGCGAGTGTCAAGGAGCCGCATCAATTTCTAATGTCTGATTTG ATCAATCTGCAGGAGATAGCGTGCATTGTGTTGTTCGCACTGATTGTCGCCTTTCTCATTGATTACCCGGCTCAAGAGATTGGACTCTTGATACTAGATTTCAACTTTAGTGGCCCGCTTTTGACGCAGTCAAAGGATAAGGATGGAGCAGCTGATGACGCATCCATGGAGGAGAGCACTGAACTTAAATCGGACTCGCCAGAGCCAACCGATTCGATTTGGCCATCGGAATCGGATCCTGAAGATGAGAAATCCTCTGAATAA
- the LOC132797754 gene encoding LOW QUALITY PROTEIN: seipin-like (The sequence of the model RefSeq protein was modified relative to this genomic sequence to represent the inferred CDS: inserted 1 base in 1 codon) → MNFLLRFIIFCCDPLGLGRRFFVRPAVNLTLNVYDRLRSKADEKVDTLRELVLRLGLIAFAVVLIIWLAVFIYAAFYYVYMPPISHTRPVHMQFKTCLETSTPCTFPHAHVSLTKKQQLLMVGQAYKVIVNIDMPESPQNLELGMFMVCAEMRDYDSMLRGHSCRSAMMRYRSPLVRLFSTWALSPLYVLGWKEEFQKVPVEIFSQYLEERQHPITDVYVEIQSXKIQFYTVTLHIEADFSGLRYIMFNWPVLSAIVAISTNLFFILVVFLLSWYHWSDATWLRNMQIRYARFTNQLQSQASRVIVDSTSSLRDEDESSYHDSSMDKFDISDVGESSSTDDLLLLDKSTNRAHQEKTSDVQSLRQRKVKDQAS, encoded by the exons ATGAACTTCCTGCTGCGTTTCATAATATTCTGCTGCGATCCGCTGGGCCTGGGTCGTCGCTTCTTTGTGCGACCCGCAGTCAATCTTACGCTCAATGTGTACGATCGCCTTCGCAGCAAAGCCGATGAAAAGGTGGACACCTTAAGGGAGCTGGTGTTGCGCCTGGGACTGATCGCATTTGCTGTGGTGCTAATTATTTGGCTGGCCGTATTCATATATGCCGCCTTCTATTATGTCTACATGCCACCAATATCGCATACGCGACCCGTTCACATGCAGTTCAA AACATGCCTTGAGACAAGTACACCGTGTACCTTTCCACACGCTCATGTCTCGCTGACGAAGAAGCAACAACTTCTGATGGTGGGCCAGGCGTACAAGGTGATTGTCAACATCGATATGCCGGAGTCACCGCAAAATTTGGAGCTGGGCATGTTTATGGTGTGCGCTGAGATGCGTGACTATGATTCAATGTTGCGCGGACATTCGTGTCGCTCTGCAATGATGCGATACCGTTCGCCATTGGTACGCCTGTTTTCCACGTGGGCGCTGAGTCCGCTCTATGTGCTTGGTTGGAAGGAGGAGTTCCAGAAGGTGCCCGTCGAGATATTCTCACAGTATTTGGAGGAACGCCAGCATCCCATTACAGACGTCTATGTCGAGATACAAT CAAAGATACAGTTCTACACGGTGACGTTGCACATCGAGGCGGATTTCTCTGGACTGCGCTACATCATGTTCAATTGGCCGGTGCTCTCGGCCATTGTGG CCATTAGCACCAATCTATTCTTTATATTGGTCGTTTTTCTGCTCAGCTGGTACCACTGGTCCGATGCCACCTGGCTCCGTAACATGCAGATCCGATACGCCCGCTTCACCAATCAGCTGCAGAGCCAAGCCAGCCGGGTGATTGTCGACAGCACGAGCAGTTTGCGCGATGAGGATGAGTCCAGTTATCACGACTCATCGATGGATAAATTCGACATTTCCGATGTTGGCGAAAGCAGCAGCACCGATGATCTCTTGTTGCTGGACAAGTCCACCAATAGGGCACATCAGGAGAAAACATCAGATGTCCAATCGCTGCGTCAGCGAAAAGTGAAAGATCAAGCGTCataa
- the LOC132797756 gene encoding uncharacterized protein LOC132797756 produces the protein MVYVNLKFIMAGHLPLTNRDAFVGTVNRYWSLPYRLPLLPSDLLLLLSGFLNANQLSHQMEATCRLSFVRNVATKACRYVPTILAVLGFQTWILPHLGTGPLWQLLVAENARLCEENMWRSALSMQNTADMEDMCSPFTVQLSLDLQLYFLGALIVWLYFTDPEAGFFLCGAFHAMSVAARYSRTQREHLAPSLFHGLHVNKFYRTANLIYTSPITRATSYLLGIGAALLFRSESGVFRIPTRFKRAGWALAVLALAWCLWSPAAGLTSKYVYKSTDAAAYLAWSPLILGLDDFDCSIG, from the exons ATGGTCTATGTGAATCTGAAGTTTATCATGGCAGGCCACCTGCCCCTAACTAATCGGGATGCATTCGTTGGCACCGTAAATCGCTACTGGAGCTTGCCATATCGTCTGCCGCTGCTTCCCAGcgatctgctgctgctgctcagcggATTCCTCAACGCCAACCAGCTGTCCCATCAAATGGAGGCCACCTGCCGCTTGAGTTTTGTGCGCAATGTGGCCACCAAGGCGTGTCGCTATGTGCCCACCATTCTCGCGGTTCTGGGCTTCCAAACTTGGATACTGCCTCATTTGGGCACCGGTCCGCTGTGGCAGTTGCTGGTGGCTGAGAATGCTCGTCTCTGTGAGGAGAACATGTGGCGCAGTGCGTTGAGTATGCAGAATACCGCCGACATGGAGGACATG TGCTCGCCATTCACCGTGCAACTCAGCTTGGATCTGCAACTGTATTTCTTGGGCGCCCTTATTGTTTGGTTGTATTTCACCGATCCCGAGGCTGGTTTCTTTCTATGCGGCGCCTTTCATGCGATGTCCGTTGCAGCACGCTATTCTCGCACCCAACGCGAGCACCTGGCACCATCTCTATTCCACGGCTTACA CGTAAACAAATTCTATCGAACTGCGAACCTAATTTACACATCGCCCATAACACGAGCCACCAGCTATCTCTTGGGCATTGGAGCGGCTCTCCTGTTCCGCAGCGAGTCCGGGGTCTTTCGGATACCCACACGCTTCAAGCGTGCCGGCTGGGCACTCGCTGTGCTAGCACTCGCCTGGTGCTTGTGGTCACCGGCCGCCGGTTTGACGAGCAAATACGTGTACAAGTCAACGGATGCGGCTGCATACTTAGCCTGGAGTCCCTTGATACTTGGTCTGGATGATTTTGATTGCTCCATTGGATAA
- the LOC132797753 gene encoding seipin-like → MNFLLRFIIFCCDPLGLGRRFFVRPAVNLTLNVYDRLRSKADEKVDTLRELVLRLGLIAFAVVLIIWLAVFIYAAFYYVYMPPISHTRPVHMQFKTCLETSTPCTFPHAHVSLTKKQQLLMVGQAYKVIVNIDMPESPQNLELGMFMVCAEMRDYDSMLRGHSCRSAMMRYRSPLVRLFSTWALSPLYVLGWKEEFQKVPVEIFSQYLEERQHPITDVYVEIQSQKIQFYTVTLHIEADFSGLRYIMFNWPVLSAIVAISTNLFFILVVFLLSWYHWSDATWLRNMQIRYARFTNQLQSQASRVIVDSTSSLRDEDESSYHDSSMDKFDISDVGESSSTDDLLLLDKSTNRAHQEKTSDVQSLRQRKVKDQAS, encoded by the exons ATGAACTTCCTGCTGCGTTTCATAATATTCTGCTGCGATCCGCTGGGCCTGGGTCGTCGCTTCTTTGTGCGACCCGCAGTCAATCTTACGCTCAATGTGTACGATCGCCTTCGCAGCAAAGCCGATGAAAAGGTGGACACCTTAAGGGAGCTGGTGTTGCGCCTGGGACTGATCGCATTTGCTGTGGTGCTAATTATTTGGCTGGCCGTATTCATATATGCCGCCTTCTATTATGTCTACATGCCACCAATATCGCATACGCGACCCGTTCACATGCAGTTCAA AACATGCCTTGAGACAAGTACACCGTGTACCTTTCCACACGCTCATGTCTCGCTGACGAAGAAGCAACAACTTCTGATGGTGGGCCAGGCGTACAAGGTGATTGTCAACATCGATATGCCGGAGTCACCGCAAAATTTGGAGCTGGGCATGTTTATGGTGTGCGCTGAGATGCGTGACTATGATTCAATGTTGCGCGGACATTCGTGTCGCTCTGCAATGATGCGATACCGTTCGCCATTGGTACGCCTGTTTTCCACGTGGGCGCTGAGTCCGCTCTATGTGCTTGGTTGGAAGGAGGAGTTCCAGAAGGTGCCCGTCGAGATATTCTCACAGTATTTGGAGGAACGCCAGCATCCCATTACAGACGTCTATGTCGAGATACAATCACAAAAGATACAGTTCTACACGGTGACGTTGCACATCGAGGCGGATTTCTCTGGACTGCGCTACATCATGTTCAATTGGCCGGTGCTCTCGGCCATTGTGG CCATTAGCACCAATCTATTCTTTATATTGGTCGTTTTTCTGCTCAGCTGGTACCACTGGTCCGATGCCACCTGGCTCCGTAACATGCAGATCCGATACGCCCGCTTCACCAATCAGCTGCAGAGCCAAGCCAGCCGGGTGATTGTCGACAGCACGAGCAGTTTGCGCGATGAGGATGAGTCCAGTTATCACGACTCATCGATGGATAAATTCGACATTTCCGATGTTGGCGAAAGCAGCAGCACCGATGATCTCTTGTTGCTGGACAAGTCCACCAATAGGGCACATCAGGAGAAAACATCAGATGTCCAATCGCTGCGTCAGCGAAAAGTGAAAGATCAAGCGTCataa
- the LOC132797757 gene encoding tetraspanin-33-like encodes MNNYRYHGGAGGVGGYYGIEVREVHHQRIPYPHHFTFVSSYVKYMIFMLNFMFWLFGGLLLGIGIYAFMDKWIEANGLVKLENIYDVVLNISLVMIITGIVIFIVSLAGCLGALRENTSLLKFYSRCLLIFFLMEMVVAIICFVFPQHMNEFVEYQFTDKIIHYYRDDPDLQNFIDFAQQQFKCCGLSNAGYHDWNKNEYFNCSSPSVEKCGVPYSCCINATDIMCGYAVQQESVAAASKLIWTSGCIEIVRVWAERNLYMIAGVALGIALIQLLVIYLAKTLEGQIKLQKSRWTN; translated from the exons ATGAATAACTACAGATACCATGGCGGGGCCGGAGGAGTTGGAGGCTACTATGGCATTGAAGTACGCGAAGTGCATCATCAGCGCATCCCGTACCCACATCACTTCACATTTGTTAGCTCCTATGTAAAGTACATGATATTTATGTTGAATTTCATGTTTTGGCTATTCGGTGGGCTGCTGCTAGGCATCGGCATCTATGCGTTCATGGACAAATGGATAGAGGCCAATGGCTTGGTCAAGTTGGAGAACATTTATGATGTAGTGCTCAACATATCGCTGGTCATGATTATTACGGGCATTGTCATCTTTATAGTTAGCCTAGCTGGCTGCTTGGGTGCCCTTCGTGAAAATACCTCTCTGCTGAAATTTTATTCGCGTTGCCTGCTAATATTCTTTCTCATGGAAATGGTCGTAG CCATCATCTGTTTTGTGTTTCCACAACACATGAACGAGTTTGTGGAATATCAGTTCACCGATAAGATCATACACTACTATCGCGATGACCCAGATTTGCagaatttcattgattttgcGCAGCAGCAGTTTAAGTGCTGTGGCCTCAGCAACGCTGGCTACCATGACTGGAACAAAAACGAATATTTTAACTGCTCATCGCCATCGGTAGAGAAATGCGGCGTGCCATACAGTTGCTGCATCAATGCCACTGATATTATGTGCGGATATGCGGTGCAGCAGGAATCTGTGGCAGCTGCCAGCAAATTGATCTGGACAAGTGGCTGCATTGAAATCGTTCGCGTCTGGGCTGAACGCAATCTCTATATGATTGCGGGCGTTGCCCTTGGCATTGCTCTCATCCAATTACTGGTTATATATTTAGCCAAAACTTTAGAGGGTCAAATCAAATTGCAGAAGTCGCGCTGGACCAATTAA
- the LOC132797749 gene encoding neutral alpha-glucosidase AB codes for MRCAVFFCFLIGGWINYGSGVDPTNFKTCEQSSFCRRSRKVQSSGSKYSLISGTLNTYSDSVTVDLLNKENHHQFTFKLEALVGSTFRLQIDEKTPLRPRYRVEHALKAQPKTVTIRVQESDGELTVTSGHSKAVIHGDPFRIDFYENDVHVVSVNAKNWLYFEHLRQKTQEQALPDSGEQQQNVEVPETLDEPGSWEENFKSHHDSKPYGPEAVALDFSFPAAEVLFGIPEHADSFALKSTSGTDPYRLYNLDVFEYIVDSKMALYGSVPVLYGHGPQRTAGVYWQNAAETWVDIYTAETNVVSSLVNFVSGSRKSTPPAAHFISESGIVDAFIMLGPQPMDVFQQYTALTGTHDLPQLFSLAYHQSRWNYNDERDVTTVSAKYDEFNMPMDTMWLDIEYTDGKRYFTWDKFKFPEPLTMIKNLTELGRHLVVIIDPHIKRDNSYFFHSDCTEKGYYVKTREGNDYEGWCWPGSASYPDFFNPVVRDYYASQYHLSKFKTVTEDVMIWNDMNEPSVFNGPEITAPKDLIHYGNWEHRDVHNLYGHMHLMGTFDGLQKRDPNQRPFILTRAHFAGSQRYAAIWTGDNLADWSHLQHSIKMCLTEAVAGFSFCGADVGGFFGNPDSELLERWYQTGAFLPFFRAHAHIDTKRREPWLFPERTRLIIRSALLKRYSYLPLWYTSFYELEQTGAPVIRPLLAHYPQDKEAFAIDSQLLVQQRLLVRPVMQQGVSKVDVYFPAIDDKKNGDYWYDVDTYQRQERTGSESIPVTEYKIPVWQRGGSIVPKKERLRRSSALMLNDPYTLVICLDRQGKADGTLYLDDEKSYAYRDGQYIYVNYEFANNQLTNRFTGKPKYKSDAWIERIVIAGLNRVPSSATITVNGVAQQLEVEQRDAAVYIRKPSIKMDVDFALKLNY; via the exons ATGAGGTGTGCAGTGTTCTTTTGCTTCCTAATTGGGGGATGGATCAACTATGGTTCTGGCGTTGATCCAACAAATTTCAAGACCTGCGAGCAGAGCAGTTTTTGCAG GCGATCTCGCAAAGTGCAGAGTTCGGGCAGCAAATATTCTCTTATATCGGGCACATTGAACACGTACAGCGATTCAGTGACTGTTGATTTGTTGAATAAAGAGAACCATCATCAGTTCACATTCAAGTTAGAGGCCTTAGTGGGCAGCACATTCCGCCTGCAGATTGATGAGAAGACACCTTTGCGTCCACGCTATCGTGTTGAGCACGCACTGAAGGCACAACCAAAGACGGTTACCATACGTGTTCAGGAATCAGATGGCGAGTTGACCGTAACGTCTGGCCACTCAAAGGCGGTCATACATGGTGATCCGTTTCGCATTGATTTCTATGAAAACGATGTGCATGTTGTCTCGGTGAACGCTAAGAATTGGCTGTACTTTGAGCACTTGCGGCAGAAGACACAGGAACAAGCTTTGCCAGATAGTGGCGAGCAGCAACAGAATGTAGAGGTCCCGGAGACATTGGATGAACCTGGCTCGTGGGAAGAGAACTTTAAGTCCCATCACGATAGCAAACCCTACGGACCCGAAGCCGTTGCTCTTGATTTCTCATTCCCCGCTGCTGAAGTGCTCTTCGGCATACCAGAACATGCCGATAGCTTTGCTCTTAAGTCCACCTCGGGCACGGATCCGTATCGTCTGTACAATCTCGATGTCTTTGAGTACATTGTGGACAGCAAGATGGCACTTTATGGCTCCGTACCTGTGCTTTACGGTCATGG ccCTCAGCGCACTGCCGGCGTCTATTGGCAGAATGCTGCCGAGACCTGGGTGGACATATACACCGCAGAAACGAATGTGGTCTCCTCGCTGGTGAACTTTGTGTCGGGCTCACGCAAATCAACTCCACCGGCAGCGCACTTTATTTCAGAGTCAGGAATTGTCGATGCCTTTATAATGCTTGGTCCGCAGCCCATGGATGTGTTCCAGCAGTACACCGCCTTGACGGGCACACATGACCTGCCGCAATTGTTCTCGCTGGCCTACCATCAGAGCCGCTGGAATTACAACGATGAGCGCGATGTGACCACCGTGTCGGCCAAGTATGATGAGTTCAACATGCCCATGGATACTATGTGGTTGGATATTGAGTATACCGATGGCAAGCGTTATTTCACCTGGGACAAATTTAAGTTCCCCGAACCGTTGACTATGATCAAGAATCTTACCGAACTAGGACGTCATTTGGTTGTGATTATCGATCCGCACATTAAGCGCGACAACAGCTACTTCTTCCATTCGGACTGCACGGAGAAGGGCTATTATGTGAAAACACGCGAGGGTAATGACTACGAGGGCTGGTGCTGGCCCGGCTCTGCCAGTTATCCGGACTTTTTCAATCCCGTTGTGCGTGATTATTACGCCAGCCAATATCATCTGTCTAAATTCAAGACTGTCACCGAGGATGTGATGATCTGGAACGATATGAACGAACCGTCTGTTTTTAATGGTCCCGAAATTACCGCACCCAAGGATCTGATACACTATGGAAACTGGGAGCATCGCGATGTTCACAATCTCTACGGTCACATGCATCTCATGGGCACCTTTGATGGCCTGCAAAAGCGTGATCCCAACCAGCGTCCCTTCATCTTGACACGTGCCCATTTCGCGGGCTCGCAGCGTTATGCCGCTATTTGGACAGGCGATAATCTGGCGGATTGGTCCCATTTGCAGCATTCGATCAAGATGTGCCTGACAGAAGCCGTCGCTGGCTTCTCGTTCTGTGGCGCCGATGTTGGTGGCTTTTTTGGAAATCCAGACAGCGAACTGTTAGAGCGGTGGTATCAAACCGGCGCGTTTTTGCCATTCTTCCGTGCCCATGCTCACATCGATACCAAGCGCCGTGAGCCATGGCTCTTCCCAGAGCGCACTCGCCTCATTATCAGGAGTGCATTGCTTAAGCGCTACAGCTATTTGCCGTTATGGTATACAAGTTTCTATGAGCTGGAGCAGACTGGTGCCCCAGTAATACGTCCACTGTTGGCCCATTATCCACAGGACAAGGAAGCGTTCGCCATTGACAGCCAGCTGTTGGTGCAGCAGCGTCTGTTGGTGCGTCCAGTTATGCAGCAGGGCGTTAGCAAAGTGGATGTGTATTTCCCAGCTATTGATGATAAAAAGAATGGTGATTATTGGTATGATGTCGATACATATCAGCGTCAGGAGCGCACCGGCTCCGAGTCAATACCAGTTACCGAATATAAA ATACCAGTTTGGCAACGCGGTGGCAGCATTGTGCCCAAGAAGGAGCGTCTGCGCCGTTCGTCTGCTCTCATGCTGAACGATCCGTACACTCTGGTCATTTGCCTGGATCGTCAGGGCAAGGCTGATGGCACTCTATATCTGGACGATGAGAAATCCTATGCATACCGCGATGGTCAATACATCTATGTGAACTATGAGTTTGCTAACAACCAGTTGACCAATCGTTTCACTGGCAAGCCCAAATATAAATCAGATGCCTGGATCGAGCGCATCGTCATCGCTGGTCTTAATCGTGTGCCCAGCAGCGCCACAATCACTGTGAATGGTGTTGCCCAGCAGCTGGAGGTGGAACAGCGTGATGCAGCTGTCTATATACGCAAACCATCTATCAAAATGGATGTTGATTTTGCCCTCAAGCTCAACTACTAA